A portion of the Chelatococcus sp. HY11 genome contains these proteins:
- a CDS encoding heavy-metal-associated domain-containing protein, with the protein MQFHIKNMTCGGCARSVTKAIQSVDAQAKVTIDPNTRKVEVASLRPRADFEAALQRAGYPAAAAA; encoded by the coding sequence ATGCAGTTCCACATCAAGAATATGACCTGCGGCGGCTGCGCCCGCAGCGTGACCAAGGCTATCCAGAGCGTTGACGCACAAGCCAAGGTGACCATCGATCCGAACACCCGGAAGGTCGAGGTCGCCTCGCTGCGCCCGCGCGCCGATTTCGAGGCGGCGTTGCAGCGCGCCGGTTATCCGGCCGCTGCAGCCGCGTGA
- a CDS encoding DUF2934 domain-containing protein — protein sequence MSEAQATPEQNVLWPKIELRAYEIWLHEGCPEGHDVEHWLRAETEIAGEGAEPEATGEAAAAAKKKK from the coding sequence ATGTCAGAAGCGCAGGCCACCCCGGAGCAGAATGTCCTTTGGCCGAAGATCGAGCTGCGGGCGTATGAGATCTGGCTACACGAGGGTTGCCCGGAGGGTCACGACGTAGAGCACTGGCTGCGCGCCGAAACCGAGATCGCGGGCGAGGGCGCCGAGCCAGAAGCGACGGGTGAGGCCGCAGCAGCTGCCAAGAAGAAGAAATAA
- a CDS encoding heavy metal translocating P-type ATPase has protein sequence MNAPVRDVSTGRTAVSLAIEGMSCASCVGRVEKALRAVPGVESASVNLATERAEVTGEAPIAYGALVAAVEDAGYAVPSTRTELAIEGMTCASCVARVERALAAVPGVAAARVNLATERATIEGSVDTALLVNAVEDAGYDARVVAAGSPDAAAVARKDAETAGLRRDLTVAAVLSAPIIVLEMGSHLVPAIHELIMRTIGMQANWTIQFALTTLVLVVPGRRFYTKGLPALARLAPDMNSLVAVGTLAAYFYSLVATFAPQLLPPGTVNVYYEAAAVIVTLILLGRFLEARAKGRTSEAIKRLVGLQPRIAHVRRADRVVDLDIGEVVAGDVVEVRPGERVPIDGEVVEGESYVDESMITGEPIPVAKAAGSAVVGGTVNQKGAMGVRATAIGDATVLAQIIRMVEEAQGSKLPIQALVDRVTMWFVPAVMAVAAATFVIWLIFGPDPALTFAVVNAVAVLIIACPCAMGLATPTSIMVGTGRGAEMGVLFRKGEALQLLKDAKVVAIDKTGTVTKGQPVLTDLDVAEGFERGAVLARVAAVEAKSEHPIARAIVDAAAQEGLRLPEISRFESITGFGVTADADGARVEIGADRYMRSLGLDVSPFATTASRLADEGKSPLYAAIDGKLAAIIAVADPIKATSHDAIAALHGLGLKVAMITGDNARTAGAIARQLGIDEVVAEVPPEGKVEAVRRLKQAYGRLAFVGDGINDAPALAEADVGLAVGTGTDVAIEAADVVLMSGSVKGVADAFALSKATIGNIRQNLFWAFAYNVLLIPIAAGMLYPAFGILLSPVLAAGAMALSSVFVLGNALRLRRFRPGLALGAHGASNQQLTGSTDASAALERSAA, from the coding sequence ATGAACGCGCCAGTCAGGGACGTCTCTACCGGTAGAACCGCAGTGAGTCTGGCGATCGAGGGCATGAGCTGCGCGTCCTGCGTGGGACGTGTGGAGAAGGCGCTGAGGGCCGTGCCTGGCGTCGAGAGCGCCAGCGTGAACCTTGCGACCGAGAGGGCCGAGGTCACGGGTGAAGCGCCGATCGCCTATGGGGCCCTGGTCGCCGCCGTCGAAGATGCCGGCTACGCCGTGCCATCGACACGAACCGAGCTCGCCATCGAAGGCATGACCTGCGCCTCCTGCGTGGCGCGGGTTGAGCGGGCGCTGGCGGCCGTCCCGGGTGTCGCGGCCGCGCGGGTGAACCTTGCGACCGAGCGCGCGACGATTGAGGGATCGGTCGACACGGCCTTGCTCGTCAACGCCGTCGAGGATGCCGGGTACGACGCGCGCGTCGTCGCTGCCGGATCGCCGGATGCAGCGGCCGTCGCGCGCAAGGATGCGGAGACCGCGGGCCTTAGGCGCGATCTCACCGTAGCTGCGGTGCTGAGCGCGCCGATCATCGTGCTGGAGATGGGCTCGCATCTCGTGCCCGCGATCCATGAGTTGATCATGCGAACCATCGGCATGCAGGCGAACTGGACCATCCAGTTCGCGCTGACGACGCTGGTTTTGGTCGTGCCGGGACGGCGGTTCTACACGAAGGGTCTGCCAGCGCTGGCGCGGCTGGCCCCCGATATGAACTCGCTCGTAGCCGTCGGCACGCTTGCCGCGTATTTCTATTCGCTGGTCGCGACCTTTGCGCCTCAGCTTCTGCCGCCCGGCACGGTCAACGTCTATTACGAAGCGGCGGCAGTGATCGTCACCTTGATCCTGCTCGGCCGCTTCCTCGAAGCTCGCGCCAAGGGGCGGACGTCCGAGGCGATCAAGCGACTGGTCGGCTTGCAGCCGAGGATCGCCCATGTCCGCCGCGCCGATCGCGTCGTCGACCTCGACATCGGCGAGGTGGTGGCTGGCGACGTGGTCGAGGTCCGACCGGGCGAGCGCGTGCCGATCGACGGCGAAGTCGTTGAGGGCGAGAGCTACGTCGATGAATCGATGATCACCGGCGAGCCGATCCCGGTTGCCAAGGCGGCGGGGAGCGCCGTCGTCGGCGGCACGGTGAATCAGAAGGGTGCGATGGGCGTCCGGGCGACCGCGATTGGTGATGCGACGGTGCTCGCGCAGATCATCCGCATGGTCGAGGAGGCGCAGGGATCGAAGTTGCCGATCCAGGCCCTGGTGGACCGGGTGACGATGTGGTTCGTGCCAGCGGTCATGGCCGTGGCGGCGGCGACGTTCGTAATCTGGCTCATCTTCGGGCCCGACCCGGCGCTCACCTTCGCCGTCGTCAATGCGGTCGCCGTGCTCATCATCGCCTGCCCCTGCGCGATGGGGCTGGCCACGCCGACCTCGATCATGGTCGGCACTGGACGCGGCGCGGAGATGGGCGTGCTGTTCCGCAAGGGCGAGGCGCTGCAATTGCTGAAGGATGCCAAGGTGGTGGCGATCGACAAGACCGGCACCGTGACCAAAGGCCAGCCGGTCCTCACCGATCTCGACGTGGCCGAGGGATTCGAGCGCGGCGCGGTCCTCGCGCGGGTCGCCGCCGTAGAGGCTAAGTCCGAGCACCCGATCGCGCGGGCGATCGTGGATGCGGCAGCGCAGGAGGGCCTGCGCCTGCCGGAGATCAGCCGGTTCGAGTCGATCACCGGCTTTGGCGTCACCGCGGATGCCGACGGCGCACGCGTGGAGATTGGCGCCGATCGCTACATGCGCTCGCTTGGCCTCGATGTGTCGCCGTTTGCGACGACCGCGAGCCGCCTCGCCGACGAGGGCAAGTCGCCGCTCTATGCGGCGATCGACGGCAAGCTGGCCGCGATCATCGCGGTCGCCGATCCCATCAAGGCCACGAGCCACGACGCGATCGCGGCATTGCACGGTCTGGGGCTGAAGGTCGCCATGATCACCGGCGACAACGCCCGCACCGCCGGCGCCATTGCGCGTCAGCTCGGCATCGACGAGGTCGTCGCCGAGGTGCCGCCGGAAGGGAAGGTCGAAGCGGTCCGGCGCCTCAAGCAAGCCTATGGCCGGCTCGCCTTCGTCGGCGATGGCATCAACGACGCGCCCGCGCTGGCGGAAGCGGATGTCGGGCTTGCGGTCGGCACCGGCACCGATGTCGCCATCGAGGCGGCCGACGTGGTGTTGATGTCGGGGAGCGTCAAAGGCGTCGCAGACGCGTTCGCGCTGTCGAAGGCGACCATCGGCAATATCCGGCAGAATCTGTTCTGGGCGTTCGCCTACAACGTCCTGCTGATCCCGATCGCTGCCGGCATGCTCTATCCCGCATTCGGAATCCTGCTCTCGCCAGTGCTGGCCGCGGGAGCCATGGCGCTCTCGAGCGTGTTCGTGCTCGGCAATGCGCTGCGGCTGCGGCGCTTCCGTCCGGGGCTTGCGCTGGGCGCGCATGGCGCTTCGAATCAGCAGCTCACAGGATCGACGGATGCATCTGCGGCCCTGGAAAGGAGCGCGGCGTGA
- the cueR gene encoding Cu(I)-responsive transcriptional regulator, whose translation MNIGEAARASGVSAKMIRYYEQSGLIPKAGRSAAGYRDYSTTDVHMLRFVRRSRDLGFSMAEIEELLQLWRDRSRQSADVKRIALARIADLRRRIEEMEEMAATLEHLASCCSGDKRPDCPILADLEQGEAGKPRRSRGAIDSAP comes from the coding sequence GTGAACATTGGCGAGGCGGCGCGCGCTTCTGGCGTCAGCGCCAAGATGATCCGCTACTATGAGCAAAGCGGCTTGATCCCAAAGGCGGGCCGGTCGGCAGCCGGTTACCGCGATTACTCCACGACCGATGTGCACATGTTGCGTTTCGTGCGGCGGTCGCGCGATCTCGGCTTCTCGATGGCGGAGATCGAGGAGCTGTTGCAGCTCTGGCGGGATCGCAGCCGGCAAAGCGCGGATGTGAAGCGCATCGCGCTGGCGCGCATCGCCGATCTGCGCCGGCGCATCGAGGAGATGGAAGAGATGGCGGCGACGCTGGAGCACCTCGCGTCCTGCTGCTCAGGAGACAAGCGTCCCGACTGCCCGATCCTCGCAGATCTCGAACAGGGCGAGGCGGGAAAGCCGCGCCGCTCGCGCGGCGCCATCGATAGCGCGCCATGA
- a CDS encoding DUF411 domain-containing protein yields MVTFSRRKFIGLAGGIGASVIGITSVSAAGTPISVTRSPSCGCCSAWIAHLRQAGFSVEDKLLDDLAPLKTRLGVPADLQSCHTATLSGYVIEGHVPANEILRILAERPAATGLAVAGMPTGSPGMEIAGQAERYDVVLFGPRGRQVFARY; encoded by the coding sequence ATCGTGACGTTCAGCCGCAGGAAATTCATCGGCCTTGCCGGAGGGATCGGTGCTTCAGTCATCGGCATCACCAGCGTCTCGGCCGCCGGCACGCCGATCTCGGTGACTCGCTCGCCGAGCTGCGGCTGCTGCTCGGCCTGGATCGCCCATCTGCGCCAGGCAGGCTTTTCGGTGGAGGACAAGCTCCTGGACGATCTCGCGCCTCTCAAGACACGGCTTGGCGTGCCGGCCGATCTGCAATCGTGTCACACGGCGACGCTGTCAGGCTATGTGATCGAAGGCCATGTGCCGGCGAATGAAATCCTCCGCATCCTGGCCGAAAGACCGGCGGCGACGGGCCTTGCTGTCGCTGGAATGCCCACGGGATCTCCAGGCATGGAGATCGCCGGTCAAGCCGAGCGCTATGACGTGGTGCTGTTTGGTCCGCGCGGGCGACAGGTGTTCGCGCGCTACTGA